A genome region from Nitrospinota bacterium includes the following:
- the recR gene encoding recombination mediator RecR has translation MYCPKSLSELIKELTRLPGIGEKTAQRLAFHILKTSKDRAKKLAQSIVDVKERITYCSVCCNIAEEDPCGICTDPRREKDIICVVEEPKDVFSIEKTNGFRGNYHVLLGALSPLDGIGPDDLRIKELLERLKSNKTKEVIIATNLSMEGEATATYLARLVKKLGIRVTRIAYGLPVGGDLEYADEVTLSKSIEGRRDM, from the coding sequence TTGTATTGTCCAAAGAGCTTATCAGAATTAATAAAAGAATTGACAAGATTGCCCGGTATAGGAGAGAAGACTGCACAAAGGTTGGCTTTTCATATTCTAAAGACATCCAAAGATAGGGCAAAGAAATTGGCTCAGTCCATCGTAGATGTAAAAGAGAGAATAACGTACTGCTCCGTATGCTGTAATATAGCAGAAGAGGACCCTTGTGGGATATGCACAGATCCTCGAAGAGAGAAAGATATCATCTGTGTTGTGGAAGAACCAAAAGATGTTTTTTCTATTGAAAAGACAAATGGATTTAGGGGAAACTATCATGTCTTATTAGGAGCGCTGTCCCCATTAGATGGTATTGGCCCAGATGATTTAAGAATAAAAGAGCTTTTGGAGAGGTTGAAGAGTAATAAGACCAAGGAGGTTATTATTGCTACAAATCTTAGCATGGAAGGGGAGGCAACGGCAACGTACCTTGCAAGGCTGGTTAAAAAATTAGGGATAAGGGTAACACGTATTGCCTACGGATTGCCGGTGGGTGGTGACCTGGAATATGCAGACGAGGTTACCTTAAGCAAGTCGATTGAGGGAAGAAGGGATATGTGA
- a CDS encoding 2-oxoacid:acceptor oxidoreductase family protein: MEEYTEVRWHGRAQQGIVTAAKVFAEAALAGGNNIQAFPDYGPERMGAPVASYNRISKKPLTVHCAVVNPRVIVVVDATLIGSVDILEGVPDNGVVIINTHKSFADIKKKIDTGKRELYIVDATKIALETIGKPFPNTPMMGALAKATNLVKLEDLLEETKKVMGRKLAKEILEGNLKAIERGYKEVKKQ, from the coding sequence ATGGAAGAATACACTGAGGTGAGATGGCATGGAAGGGCTCAGCAGGGAATTGTTACTGCTGCCAAGGTATTTGCAGAGGCTGCACTGGCTGGGGGGAACAATATCCAGGCATTTCCTGACTATGGTCCTGAGAGGATGGGGGCTCCGGTAGCATCCTATAATAGAATCAGTAAAAAGCCCCTGACGGTTCACTGTGCTGTAGTAAATCCAAGAGTTATCGTCGTAGTAGATGCTACATTGATTGGCTCAGTGGACATCTTAGAGGGTGTTCCAGATAATGGAGTAGTCATTATCAATACTCATAAATCATTTGCTGATATAAAAAAGAAAATCGATACAGGGAAAAGAGAACTTTATATCGTCGATGCCACAAAGATAGCACTGGAAACGATTGGTAAACCCTTTCCAAATACCCCGATGATGGGTGCCTTAGCAAAGGCTACCAATCTCGTAAAGCTCGAAGACCTTTTAGAAGAGACAAAAAAGGTTATGGGAAGAAAATTGGCAAAAGAAATTCTGGAGGGGAATTTAAAGGCAATTGAAAGAGGGTATAAGGAGGTAAAAAAACAATGA
- a CDS encoding 4Fe-4S binding protein gives MKEKDWREIPIGGLIINPPNTTDYNTGSWRTVRPVLNKEKCINCLQCWLYCPDDAIIVKDEEMKGHNLVHCKGCGLCAEICPVDAIEMVLESKFNEE, from the coding sequence ATGAAAGAGAAAGATTGGAGAGAAATACCGATAGGGGGTTTGATTATCAATCCTCCCAATACAACAGACTATAATACGGGATCATGGAGGACAGTTCGACCAGTGCTCAATAAGGAGAAATGCATCAATTGTTTGCAGTGCTGGCTCTATTGTCCTGATGATGCCATTATTGTTAAAGACGAGGAGATGAAGGGACATAACCTTGTCCACTGCAAGGGATGTGGACTTTGTGCCGAAATATGTCCTGTAGATGCCATAGAGATGGTTTTAGAATCCAAGTTCAACGAGGAATAA
- a CDS encoding transketolase C-terminal domain-containing protein: MGKIVAITGNSAAAEAMRQINPDVCAAYPITPSTQVMEEFSQYVADGIVNTELVTVESEHSAMSACIGAAAAGGRVMTATSANGMALMWEMLYIASGLRTPLVLTLVNRALSAPINIHGDHSDGMGARDSGWIQLYSENSQETYDNLLQAFPIGEHEDVRLPVMVCLDGFIISHSIENMEMLENEEVQKFIGKYKPHYPLLDVDHPVTYGALNLTDYYMEFKRQQVEAMKHAKGVILDVSKRFKELSGRDYPLFREYMMEDAEVAIVVLGSACGTAQASVDRLRAKGIKAGLIKLRVFRPFPFYEIIDALSHVKAVAVLDRADSFGAMGGPVFQEVRSALLELKESPKVINFIYGLGGRNLAVEEINWAYNELLKIVKTGKVERLTDYLGVRDYKEAKKWLA, translated from the coding sequence ATGGGTAAAATTGTAGCGATAACAGGGAATTCAGCAGCAGCAGAGGCTATGAGGCAGATCAATCCAGATGTCTGCGCTGCTTACCCCATAACTCCCTCCACACAGGTTATGGAAGAGTTTTCTCAGTACGTAGCCGATGGGATTGTGAATACGGAACTCGTTACTGTGGAGAGCGAGCATAGTGCCATGAGTGCCTGTATTGGCGCAGCAGCAGCAGGGGGGAGGGTAATGACCGCCACATCAGCCAATGGCATGGCACTGATGTGGGAGATGCTCTATATTGCCTCAGGTTTAAGAACACCCTTGGTTTTGACTCTGGTTAACAGGGCCCTGAGCGCACCGATTAATATTCACGGTGACCATAGCGATGGTATGGGTGCAAGGGATTCTGGCTGGATTCAGCTCTACTCAGAAAACTCCCAGGAGACATATGATAATCTCTTGCAGGCTTTTCCTATAGGTGAACATGAAGATGTCCGCCTTCCTGTCATGGTCTGCTTGGATGGCTTTATCATCAGCCACTCTATTGAGAATATGGAGATGCTTGAGAATGAGGAAGTTCAGAAGTTTATTGGGAAGTATAAACCACACTATCCGCTTCTTGATGTGGACCATCCTGTAACCTATGGCGCATTAAATCTTACCGATTACTACATGGAGTTTAAAAGACAGCAGGTGGAAGCCATGAAGCATGCCAAGGGCGTTATTCTTGATGTGAGCAAAAGATTTAAGGAGCTAAGTGGCAGGGATTACCCGCTTTTTAGGGAATACATGATGGAGGATGCAGAGGTTGCCATCGTTGTCCTCGGTTCTGCGTGTGGAACAGCCCAGGCATCCGTTGATAGACTGAGAGCAAAAGGAATTAAAGCCGGGCTGATTAAACTCAGGGTATTCAGGCCTTTTCCTTTCTATGAGATTATTGATGCCCTCTCACACGTTAAGGCAGTTGCTGTTCTTGATAGGGCAGATTCCTTTGGTGCGATGGGAGGACCGGTATTCCAGGAAGTGAGATCTGCTCTTTTAGAATTGAAGGAGTCACCAAAGGTGATAAACTTTATTTATGGTCTTGGAGGAAGAAATCTTGCTGTGGAGGAGATAAACTGGGCATACAATGAGCTCTTAAAGATTGTAAAGACAGGGAAGGTTGAGAGACTGACAGATTATCTTGGGGTAAGAGATTATAAGGAGGCAAAGAAATGGCTAGCTTAA
- a CDS encoding thiamine pyrophosphate-dependent enzyme — MASLKELSKKQSVLKGGHRLCSGCGIPLIVKQVLLGTDDPVIICTATGCLEVATTIYPYSAWRMPWIHSAFENAAATISGVESMYQSLKRQGKIPKDKRIRFVAFGGDGGTYDIGLQSLSGALERRHDFLYVCYDNGAYMNTGVQRSSSTPYGAASSTTPVGKVRLGKQHFHKDLTAIIVAHNIPYAAQASPAFWMDMTKKTKRALDTEGPTFINTMSNCNLGWKNRPNETVKLLKIAVDTCYWPLYEVIDGEWKLTYKPKKKIPIIDWLKLQGRFKHLLKPENKGVVDKIQEHVDRDWEKLLKRCGETA, encoded by the coding sequence ATGGCTAGCTTAAAGGAGTTATCAAAAAAACAATCCGTTCTCAAAGGAGGTCACAGACTCTGTTCTGGCTGTGGAATCCCCCTTATTGTAAAACAGGTTCTTTTAGGCACAGATGACCCTGTTATCATATGTACAGCCACAGGCTGCCTTGAGGTCGCCACAACTATCTATCCCTATTCAGCATGGAGGATGCCCTGGATTCACAGCGCCTTTGAAAATGCTGCAGCAACCATAAGCGGTGTTGAGTCCATGTATCAATCCTTAAAGAGGCAGGGAAAGATTCCAAAGGATAAGAGGATAAGATTCGTTGCCTTTGGCGGCGATGGAGGAACCTATGATATTGGTCTTCAATCGCTGTCAGGTGCTTTGGAGCGAAGGCACGACTTTCTCTATGTCTGTTATGATAACGGTGCCTACATGAACACAGGTGTTCAGCGCTCCAGCTCTACTCCTTATGGTGCGGCTTCATCAACAACCCCTGTAGGTAAAGTTCGGTTGGGAAAACAGCATTTTCATAAAGACTTGACAGCGATTATTGTTGCCCACAATATTCCCTATGCTGCTCAGGCCTCTCCAGCTTTTTGGATGGATATGACAAAAAAGACCAAAAGGGCGCTGGATACGGAGGGCCCTACCTTTATCAATACCATGTCAAACTGTAACCTCGGGTGGAAGAACAGGCCTAACGAGACAGTAAAGTTACTCAAGATAGCTGTAGATACCTGTTACTGGCCTTTATATGAGGTAATTGATGGTGAGTGGAAATTAACCTATAAGCCAAAGAAAAAGATTCCTATAATTGATTGGCTTAAGCTGCAGGGACGATTCAAGCACCTCTTAAAACCGGAAAACAAGGGAGTTGTTGACAAGATTCAAGAACATGTTGATAGAGACTGGGAAAAGCTTCTAAAGAGATGCGGTGAGACCGCATAA
- a CDS encoding GIY-YIG nuclease family protein, with translation MEKKNKFYVGITTDISNRLRQHGHPPLLYKECLISRDQAVAREKKIKGWSHKKKLELITKASSQQR, from the coding sequence ATCGAGAAGAAGAACAAGTTCTATGTTGGAATCACTACGGACATCAGCAATCGCCTTCGTCAGCATGGCCATCCCCCACTTCTCTATAAGGAATGCCTTATTTCACGAGACCAAGCAGTTGCACGTGAGAAAAAAATTAAAGGCTGGTCGCATAAAAAGAAATTGGAGCTAATTACAAAAGCCTCCTCACAACAAAGGTGA